The following is a genomic window from Candidatus Omnitrophota bacterium.
AAAACGCAATGAGATATCCTCGATATTTTTCTCTATCTCGTTTTTGAGCAGATTCAGCTCTTTGCCCACACGGGGCTTTATGTCGGCGGGAAGGCCATACACTTCCCTTAAAAGTCTTGAGACTTTGCCTTTACGGCCTATATAGACAACTCTGACATTCGTGAGCTGTTCGGCTGTTTTGATATCTTTGATCGTCTCAAAGAAATTTTTACGTATTCTTGATATTTCCGCATCAATGTGCATTTTGTCAACTCCTGAAAGGATAAAATCATTTTACAAAATCGGCTATTTTTCTGAATGTCTCAAAGTCGTTCACCGCTATCTTATAGAGCATGGGCCGCGAGAGCGTCACGTTCTTTTTTTTCATAGCGTCGATGAACCTTGAATATTTAAAGCCCGTTTTTTCGCAGGCGATCGAGAGATTCGTTATCCAGTGCGACCGGAATTCTCTCTTCTTCACCTTTCTGTCACGGGTGGCGTAGATCATGCTCTTTTCGAGATTCTCGTTCGCCTGTCTGTAATGATTTTTTTTGGCTCCCTTAAAGCCCTTCGCAAGTTTCAGAACTTTCTTATGTGCTTTTCTTTTTGTAACGCCTCTTTTCACTCTAGCCATATCTTTTTCTCCTAAATACTAAATTTTTTCCGATCTAAACGGTAAACTATAACAAATGGAAG
Proteins encoded in this region:
- the rplT gene encoding 50S ribosomal protein L20, whose translation is MARVKRGVTKRKAHKKVLKLAKGFKGAKKNHYRQANENLEKSMIYATRDRKVKKREFRSHWITNLSIACEKTGFKYSRFIDAMKKKNVTLSRPMLYKIAVNDFETFRKIADFVK